Below is a window of Caldichromatium japonicum DNA.
TTGGCCGTGGTCTGGGCAGCGGCGGTATCCGGCGCGAGCTCGCGCAGTTCGGCGAGCGCCGCCAGGACCTCAGGCAGATATTCCGGGCTGTTGCGCTCGCCACGATGCGAGGCGACGGTGAGGTCCGGGGCGTCGGTCTCGAGCACGATCGCCGCAAGCGGCAATTCCAGCGCCAGACGCCTGAGCCGACTCGAGCGCGCAAAGGTCAGCATCCCGCCGAAGCCGAGCCTAAACCCGAGATCGAGATACCGCCTGCCTTGTTCGAGGCTGCCGTTGAAGGCATGCACGATCCCCCCTGCCGGCACGGGCTCATAGCGCAGACTGGTAAGGACCTCTTCATGCGCCTTGCGTACATGAAGGATGACCGGAAGCCCCGCAGCGCGCGCGATCGCCAATTGGCGCTTGAAGAACCAGATCTGCCGGTCGAGATCCAGCCCATCGACGTAGCGGTCCAGACCGATCTCTCCGA
It encodes the following:
- a CDS encoding TatD family hydrolase; amino-acid sequence: MELIDTHCHLDVSEFDPDRAEVLARTRAASVGALVIPGIAAASWEALLACCAAAPTEGPRLYPALGLHPFYLDGHRAADLGYLESLLAAHRLVAIGEIGLDRYVDGLDLDRQIWFFKRQLAIARAAGLPVILHVRKAHEEVLTSLRYEPVPAGGIVHAFNGSLEQGRRYLDLGFRLGFGGMLTFARSSRLRRLALELPLAAIVLETDAPDLTVASHRGERNSPEYLPEVLAALAELRELAPDTAAAQTTANACAVLRLN